The following is a genomic window from Pseudomonas parafulva.
GGCTGTTCATGTTGAAGCTGCTGTCAGCCGGTTCGAGCTGCTGCATCAGCCACACCCGCTGCTGCGCCGAGGACAACACCTGCTCCTGCGCCAGGTCGACGCGGGTCATCGGCGCCGATGCCCCGCTCTGCCCGGCCTGCAACGTATCGAGGCGGGACGCCAGCGCCGCCAGTTGCGGGGTTTCGAACAGCCAGCGCAGGGGCATGTCGAGCCCTTGCTCGCGCAGCCGCGCCCGCACTTGGGCGGCGTTCAGCGAGTGGCCGCCAAGCCTGAAGAAGTCGGCCTCGGCGGCCAGCACTGGCACGCCCAGCACCTGCTGCCAGACCTCGGCCAGACCGGCTTCGCGGGGTGTCAGCGCCCGCCCCGAAGCCTCTGCTGACGGCATCGACACCTGGGCCAACGGCAACTGCTTGCGGTCGACCTTGCCATTGCTGTTGAGCGGCAAGTGTGCCAGGCGCTGCAGATGGGTCGGCACCATGTACGCCGGCAAGCGCGCCAGCAGGTGCTCGCGCAGTTGACCTTCCTGTTCGAGCGCACCGACCCAGAAACCGGCCAGGTGCTCGCCCTGCACCGCCACCACGGCCTGGCTGACCTGGGCATGGGCCAGCAGCGCGGCTTCGACTTCACCCAGCTCGATGCGGAAACCACGCAGCTTGATCTGGTCATCGTTGCGGCCGAGGAAGTACAACTGACCATCCGCCTGCCGACGCGCCAGGTCGCCGGTACGGTACAGGCGCCCGCCATCGGCGGCGAAGGGATCGGCGATGAAGCGCTCGGCGGTCAGCCCCGGTTGCCCGGCATAGCCCCTGGCGAGTCCTGCCCCGGCGATGTACAGCTCGCCCACGGCGCCCAGCGGCACTTCGCGCAGGTGCTCGTCGAGCACATGGCAGCGCGTATTGAGCAACGCGTGGCCGATGGGGGCGCTGGCTTGATCCAGCGTCTCCAGCAGGGTCTGGGTCGACCAGACGGTGGTCTCGGTCGGTCCATAGACGTTATGCAGGCGCGCAACCCGCGCCGTCAGCGCCTGGGCGAGCTCGGCCGACACCGCCTCGCCCCCGGCCAGGGCAATGCGCCCGTCGAGCACCTGCGGGGCGCTGTCCAGCAGCAGGCGCCAGGTGGCCGGGGTGGCCTGGATCAACTGCACCTGGTGGTGCTCGATCAGGTGCGCCAGCAGCAACGGGTCCTGGCGCTGGGCGTCATCGGCCAGCACCACGGCCGCGCCACGCACCAGCGGCAGGCACAGCTCCAGGCCGGAAATGTCGAAACTCACCGTGGTCAGCGCCAGGTAGCGCTGAACACCGTCCAGGGCCAGCGCCTGCTCCATGGCCAGCAGGAAGTTGGCGAAGTTGCCGCGACTGATCTGCACGCCCTTGGGTTGACCGGTGGAGCCGGAGGTGTACAGCGTGTACGCCAGTTGCGCCAATGCGCGCGGGACGTCAGGCGTCAGGGCCGCGAAGTGCTGCACGTCCAACGCGCTCCAGCGCCACCAGCGCTCAGGTCGCGTCAGCGCAGTCAAGGGTTCATCGCAGAGCACCAGCAGCGGCTGCGCACGTTCGAGGATCTGCGTCAGGCGTGCGGGGGGATGGGTGGGGTCCAGCGGCAGGTAACAGGCCCCGGCTTTCTGGATGGCCAGCAGGCAGATCAGCAGGCGTTCGTCGCGGGGCAGGCAGAACGCGACCGTGCTCTCCGGTCTCACGTCCTGTTCGAGCAGCCAATGGGCCAGGCGGTTGGCCTGGGCATCGAGCTCGTCGTAGCGCAGTTGCCGGTCGGCGCAGTAGACCGCCACCGCGTGCGGCTGCTGCTTGGCCATGGCCTCGAAGCGGCTGACGAAGTCGTCACAGGCCAGCAGCGGGCGTTGCGGCCCTTGTTCGGGTGATGGCGCGAGGCTGCGCAACGGCAGTTCCAGCAGCGGCGCGTGCAGCTCGCCATGGGCCAGCACCTCGAGCATCCCCAAGTAGTCGTCGACCAGGCGCTGCACGGTCGGCGCGTCGAGCAAGGCACAGGCCCGCTCGACGATCAGTTGGGTGCGGGCCTGCTCGCCGCGCCCTTGGCTGAACAGGTTGAAGGTGAGGTCGAACTTGGCGCTGACCACCCCTTCAGGCAGCGGCAACGCCTGCACCTGCACATCCGCCAGTTCCAGGCGCCGCGCCTGATCATGGTCGACCTGGAAGTTGAACAGGGTCTGGAACACCGGCGTGCGGTCCAGGCTGCGCTGCACGCCAAGCACGTCGAGCAGGTGCTCGAACGGCAGCGACTGGTGCTCCAGGTCGTCTGCCAAGCGATCGCCCAACTGGCGCAGGAAGTCCTGCACGGCCTGCTGGACGTCGAGCTGCACTCGGCAGACCAGGGTGTTGACGAACAACCCGACCCAGTGCTGGCCTTCCACCGACTCGCGTCCGGCCACCGGCAGACCGATGGCGAAGTCCTGGCTGCCGGTGTGACGTGACAGCAGCAGTTGGTAGGCCGCGAAATACAGCACGAAGGGCGTGACGCCCAACGTGGCGGCGCGGCTGGCCAGGGCAGCGTCAAGTGCCTGCGGCACTACGAAGCTGTCGCGCGCGCCGCGGTAGTCCTGCACCGTGGGACGTTGCGGTTGCTGCGGCCATTGCAGCGGCTCATCGGGCAGGCCCTGCAAACGCGTCTGCCAGTAGGCTAGCAGCGCGTCGCCCTGCTCACCCTGCAGGTGCGCGCGCTGCTGGGCGATCCATGGCAGCAGACCGTGCGGCGCGGGCGTGGCTTGGCCCTGATAAAGCTGCGCGAGATCCTTCACCAGCAAGCCCATGGACCAGCCATCGACGGCAATGTGGTGGACGTTGAACAACAGGCGGTAGTCCTGCGGCCCCAGGCACAGCAGGTCCACCGCCAGCAGCGGGCCTTCGCCCAGATCGAAGGCGCGCCCCGCACAGCGGGCGATCACTGCCTGTTGCTCGGCCGCGTCGAGATCGTGCAGCGCATGCCGTTTGAAATGCAGCCCGGCGCTCTGCTCCAGGCGCTGCCAGACCTCGCCGTCGGCCTCGAAGAAGCGGCAGCGCAGCGCCTCGTGACGCGTCACCAGCGCCTCGCAGGCACGTTGCAGGCGCGCCACATCCAACGGGCCTCGCAGCGACAGCAATTGGGTGACGTTGTAGGCGGTCTGCTGCGGGTCCAGTTGCTGCATGAACCACACCCGCTGCTGGGCGTGGGACAGCGGATAACGACCACTTGCGGGCGTCGGCGTGTCAGCGACCGGCACGGCCTCGGCGACCGGCGCTGACGGCGCCAGCACCCCGGCCAGGGCGCGCGGCGTGGGATGGGCGTGCAACTGACGCGGCGTGAGGCGCATGTCGGCACGCCGTAGCCGGGCGATCAGTTGCAGGGCCAGGATCGAATCGCCGCCGGCGCCATGAAAATCGTCGTCGGCCCCCAGCGCAGGCTGTGCCAGCACCTCGCGGAAGGCTTCCAGCACGGCCCTCAGCGCCGGCTGCGCCTGGCAATCCAGATGCAGCGCCAGGTCCGCCAGCACCGGGTGCTGCTGGACATCGCGGGGCTTGAGGCGCAGGCTTTCACGGCGGGCCTGGGCGATCAGTTGCAGGCTGAGAATGGAGTCGCCACCCAAGGCGAAGAAGTCGTCGCCGCGTCCGACAGCCTCGACGCCCAGCAACACTTGCCACAACCGCGCCAAGGTCGCTTCGGTCTCACCCTGCGGCGCCTTGCCCGCACCACGCTCGGCCTCGGCAGGCACAGGCAGCGCGCGGCGGTCGAGCTTGCCGTTGGCCGTCAGCGGCAAGGCGTCGAGCAGCACCCAGTGCGCCGGGATCATCGCCTCGGGCAGCGCAGCACGGGCGCTGGCTTGCAACTCGGCAAGGTCGTGCGCCGCCAACGCCGGGCTCAGGTAAGCGAGCAATTGTACGCGGCCCTGATCTTCGCTCGGCACCACCGCCGCTTCGCGCACCTGGGGCTGAGCGTTGAGCCACGCCGTGACCTCGCCCGGCTCCACGCGAAAGCCCCGGATCTTGACCTGTTCGTCGCGCCGACCGAGAAAGGTCAGCAGGCCCGCGCGGTCCAGACGCACGCGATCGCCGGTGCGGTAGTGGCGCTCGCCATCGGCGTCCACGCCAAACACCTGGGCACTGGCCTCGGGCTGATTGAGGTAACCCAGCGCCACCTGCGGGCCGGCGATGATCAGCTCGCCGGCCACGCCACGCGGGACCCGGTTGCCCTGCGCATCGACCACCCGCAGGCGGCAACCGGCCAGGGGCTGGCCCAGGGGCAAGTACTGGCTGCTGGCGCAGTGGAGGGATTCGTCGACTTCACCGCAGACCACACCGACCGTGGTTTCCGAGGGGCCGTAGTGATTGAACACGCGCAGCCCCGGCGCCAATCGGCGCACCTGCGCCAGCAGCGCCGGATCGAAGCCTTCGCCGCCCACGATCAAGCGCTCGCGGGGCAACACCCGCTCGGCATCGGCCAGTGCCAACAGGCCGCGTAGGTGCGAGGGGGCGATCTTCAGGCAATCGACTGGAGACTGGTCGAGGAAGTCGGCCCAGGCCGGTGGATCGAAGGCCAAGGCTGGCGGTGGCAGCACCAACGTCTGCCCGGCCTGCAAGGCGGCGAACACCGAGGTCAGGCCCAGGTCCGCCGCGACCGTGGCCAGGCTTGCCCAGCGGCTGCCCGGCGGGGCCTGCAGGCGTTCGACCACGGCCGCGGCGTAGTGCGCCAGGTTGCCGTGGCTGACCCGCACGCCTTTGGGCTGGCCGCTGGAACCCGAGGTGTAGATCAGGTACGCCGCCAGCGCCGGGTCGCTGAGGCTGGCGACAGCGGTGGGCGCAGCGGCGCTGTGCAGGTCGGCGCGGGTCAGCGGCAGGCTGGCCAGGTCGCTGCCCGGGGGCGGCGCTTCACCCAGGCTCAGCCACAGGCAGGCACCGCTGTCGTGCACCAGTTGCTGATGACGCTGGGCGGGCTGCGCGGGGTCGAGGAACAGGCAGACTGCGCCGCGATGCCAGCAGGCCAGGGTCGCCACCACCTGCTCAGGGCAGCGGCTCATGCACAAGGCCACTACCGCGCCGGGTGCGACGCCACTGTCAGCCAAGCGCTGCGCCAACGCCTGGCTGGCGCCGCCCAAGGTGGCGTAGTCGAGGGTGACGTGCGGCCCGTGCAACGCCACGGCCTTGGGCGTGCGCCGGGCATGCTCGAGGACCTGGCGGTCGAGCGGCTGCGTGGGCGCCTGCAAGGCGGGCGCGCACAGTTCACTGCCCGGCGAGGCCAGGCGCAGGTCGCCCAGCGCCACGGCAGGATCCTCGCAGACCTGACCGAGGAGCGCCGTCAGATCGTCCAGCATCTGCTCAACGGTCGCGGCGTCGAACAGCTCCTCGCTGTATTCCAGTTCGCAGCGCACGGCGCCCTCGCCGCTGCGTACCAGACGCAGGGTGAGGTCGAAGCGGGCATGCCGCTGCGGCGGGTCCAGCACCTCCACGCCCACGCCCGGCAGCGCCAGCGTACGACTGGCCGGCAGGTCGACCTGCACGAACATCACCTGGAACAAGGCGCTGCTGCGCGGCGGTTGCAGGCTCTGCAGCATGTTCTCGAACGGCAGGCACTGGTGATCGTAGGCCCCCGCCACCCGGTCGCGAGTGCTGCGCAGGGCGCTGGCGAAGTCGGCGTCTTGCTGCAGCGTCTGGCGGATCACCAGGGTGTTGAGCAGCGGCCCGATCAGCGGCATCAATTCGGGCCGGTCGCGCAGCGCCACCGAGGTGCCCAGGCAGAAATCGCGCTCGCCACTGTAGCGCGCCAGCAGCCAACTGAAGGCGGTGAGGCCATACAGGTACAGGGTCACGCCCTGGCGGCGGATGGCCACATCGAGCGTCTTGGTCAGGCTGTCCGGCAGCACCCGGGTGATTACGGCGCCAGCATGGCTACGCTGGCTGGGCGCAGGACGCGGGCGGTCCAGTGGCAAGCTCAGCGGCGCCGGGGCATCGTCGAGCTGCGCACGCCAGTAATCGACCTGGCGCTGGCATTCGTCGCTGTCCAGCCATTCCTGCTCCCAGGCCGCGTAGTCGGCGTACTGGATGCTCAGCTCAGGTTGTTGCGCCGTGTCACCGGCCTGCAAGGCCCTGTAGGCCTCGGCCAGTTCCTGGGTCAGTTGCTGCGCCGACCAGGCGTCGTAGGCCACGTGATGCAGGGTCAGGAACAGCCAGGTCGTGCCGGCCTCGGCGTCGCTGAAGGCCTGCCAGCGCCAGGGCACCTGCTGCGCCAGATCGAAGGGCTCGGCCAGTTGCCGGGCGTATTCGTCGGCGCACCAGGCGTCGGTGTCCTGCGCCGTGATGGGTGACATCGGCGGCAGCGCCACCGCCACCGGCGTGCACAGCGCCTGCCACTGACCTTGGGCATCGGCGACATAGCGCGTGCGCAGGATCTGGTGACGGTCGCTGAGCTGTTGCATGGCCTGGCGCAACCGCTCCAGGTCCAGGCGGCCGTCGAAACGCAGCACCGAGGCGAGGTTGTACAGCGCGCGATTGCTCAGCGCCTCGGCGGCGAGGAAACGCCGCTGGGCCTGGGACAGACAGGGGCCACCCCCCTCGCCCGCGGGCTGCGCGACGATGGGCAGGCGCCAACTGTCGATGCCCTTTTCGGCCAAGCGCTGGCGGAACAGCCGCTTCTTGTCCGCTGGCAACGAGGCCAGGCGCTGGGCGATCTCAAGGAAGCCGTTTTGCGTCATGCCACTCATCCTTAGTCTTCCATCTCTGATAACAGGCGTTGCATCTCGTCCAGCGCCTGGTCACCGAGCAGGCCCTGGGGCTGCTCGATCTGTGCGGCCAGCCCGGCGATGGTCGGGTCCTGGAACAGGCTGCGCAGCTCGATGCGCACGCCAAAGCGTGTCTCGATCTGGGTCATCAGGCGCATCGCCAACAACGAGTGCCCGCCCAGTTCGAAGAAACTGCTGGTCACCCCCACCTGCGGCACCTGCAACAGGTCCTGCCAGAGCTCGGCCAACTGCGTCTCCAGCGGCGTACGCGGCGCCACGCCGATCGCGCGGTCGAGCGTCGGCAACGGCAGGGCCTTGCGGTCGATCTTGCCGTTGCTGTTGAGGACGAAGCGGGGTTGCTCGACGAAGGCGGTCGGGATCATGTAGGCCGGCAGCCGCGCTTCCAGCTCGCGGCGCAAGGCCTGTTGATCGAGCGCCGAGGGCGTCTGCAGCCAGGCGAACAACCCCTGGCCGTCGGGCGCGGGCATGACGACCGCCTCCTCCACGCCCGGATAACCGCGCAGCAGCGTCTCCACCTCACCCGGTTCGATGCGGAACCCACGCACCTTGATCTGGAAGTCGCTGCGCCCGACATAGGCCAGGCGACCATCACCCCGGCGGCGCACCAGATCACCGGTGCGGTACATCCGCGCGCCCGGCTCGGGCGCATACGGGTCGGGCAGGAAGCTCGCGGCGGTCAGTTGCGGCGCATGCTGATAGCCGCGCGCAACGCCGCTGCCGGCGATGTACAGCTCGCCGGTGGTGCCCAGCGGCACCGGACGCAGGTGCTCGTCGAGCACGTAGCAGCGGGTGTTGAGCAACGGCGTACCGATGTCGGCGATGCCCTGGGGCGCTGTTTCCAGCGGTTGTAGCGTGGACCAGACCGTGGTCTCGGTCGGCCCGTAGGCATTGATCAGGCGCACCCCCAGTGCCGACAGGCTGCGCACCAGCTCGCCCGGCACCGCTTCGCCGCCGATCAGGCCGCGCACGGCTGGCCAGTGACGCTGTCCGGTTTCCAGCAGCAGTTGCCAGCCGGCCGGCGTGGCCTGGAACACGCTGGCGCGGCGCAGCAGCTCGAACAGCCGATGACCATCGACCACTTGTTCACGCCGCGCCAGCAGCAGCGAGGCACCGTTGACCAACGGCAGGAAGAGCTCGGGCTTGCACATGTCGAAGGCGTAGGTGGTGCTGGCCAGCCAGACATCTTCGGCGCTCAGTGGCAGGTGCCGGTCGAGACCGGCGAGCAGATTGCCCAGGCTCTGGCGGGTGATCTGCACGCCTTTGGGCAGCCCGGTGGAGCCGGAGGTGTAGATCACGTAGGCGCGCTGCAACGGGTGTACGCCAAGCTCAAGGTTGTTTGCCGGCTGCAAGGTCAGCGCCAGCCCATCGACCTCGTGCACGGCAGCCTCGCCCAGCACCTCGGCACTGCCCTGCTCGCCCAGGGTCAGCACTGGGCGCGCGTGGGCGAGGATACTGCGCAGGCGTTCGCCGGGCTGCTGCGGGTCCAGCGGCAGATACGCAGCGCCTGCCTTGAGGATGCCCAGCAGGGTCGGCAACAGCCAGGGGCCACGGCTCAAGCAGACTGCGACCAGGTCGTCGCGACCGACGCCCTGCGCGCGCAGCCAGTGAGCCAGGCGATTGGCCCGCGCGTTAAGCGCAGCGTAGCTCATCTGTTCATCCTGGCAGTCCACCGCCAGGGCCTCGGGGGTGAGCGCCGCATGCCGTTCGAAGCGCTGGATGAGATCGTCGGTGGCCTGCTGCGTGCGACCGGGCAGGTTCCAGGGGCGCTCGGCCAGTGCGTGGTCGGCGTTGGCCAGGTCGATGTCCCACAGCGCAGCCTGCGGACGCTCGAGCATGCCGTGCAGCAGGTGCAGGTATTCATCGACGTAACGCTGGGCCGTGCTCGGCAGGAACAACTCGGTGTTGTACTCCAGCACGCAGGGCCAGCTTGCGCCCTGTTGCTCGACGTGCAGCCCCAGGTCGACCAGCGCGCTGTCGCTCTCCACCGCCAGACGCTGCGCCGACAGGCCAGCGAACTGCTGCGAACCTTGGGTCAGATCGCTCTGGATCAGGTTGAACAGCGCCTGGAACAGCGGCGTGTGGCTCAGGTCGCGACGCACCTGGAGGGCGTCGACCAGGCGCTCGAAGGGGACGTCGGCGTATTGCTGGGCCTGGAGATGGTCAGCCTGCAGTTGCTGCCAGAACGCCTCGACCGTCTGCGTCGGCTCGATGACGCTGCGCACCACCTGGGTGGTGGCGAAGTAGCCGATGAGGGGGTCGGTGTGCGCCTGGTGACGGTGCGCCACCGGTAGCCCCACCCACAACTCGCGCTGCCCACTGTGGCGCGCCAGCAGCACTTTCCAGGCAGCCAGCAACGGTGCGAAGGCCGTCAGGCCTTGCTGGCGGGCGCTGTCACGCAGGCGCTGCACCAACGCCTGCGGCAGCGTGAAGCGCAGGCGCCGGCCCTTGAAGCCCTGCACTGCCGGACGCGGCAGGTCGGTCGGCACATCCAGCACGGGCGGCTCACCCGCCAGCTTGTCGCGCCAGTACTGCAACTGCTGTTCGATCTGTGCTTGCCCGGCAGGGCCTTGCCAACTGTCGGCGATGTCGGCGAACTGCAACGCCAGCGCGGGCAAATCGGCGCTGCGCCCTTCCAGCAGCGCCTGGTAGAGGGCTTGCAGTTCGTGGCAG
Proteins encoded in this region:
- a CDS encoding non-ribosomal peptide synthetase, whose translation is MTQNGFLEIAQRLASLPADKKRLFRQRLAEKGIDSWRLPIVAQPAGEGGGPCLSQAQRRFLAAEALSNRALYNLASVLRFDGRLDLERLRQAMQQLSDRHQILRTRYVADAQGQWQALCTPVAVALPPMSPITAQDTDAWCADEYARQLAEPFDLAQQVPWRWQAFSDAEAGTTWLFLTLHHVAYDAWSAQQLTQELAEAYRALQAGDTAQQPELSIQYADYAAWEQEWLDSDECQRQVDYWRAQLDDAPAPLSLPLDRPRPAPSQRSHAGAVITRVLPDSLTKTLDVAIRRQGVTLYLYGLTAFSWLLARYSGERDFCLGTSVALRDRPELMPLIGPLLNTLVIRQTLQQDADFASALRSTRDRVAGAYDHQCLPFENMLQSLQPPRSSALFQVMFVQVDLPASRTLALPGVGVEVLDPPQRHARFDLTLRLVRSGEGAVRCELEYSEELFDAATVEQMLDDLTALLGQVCEDPAVALGDLRLASPGSELCAPALQAPTQPLDRQVLEHARRTPKAVALHGPHVTLDYATLGGASQALAQRLADSGVAPGAVVALCMSRCPEQVVATLACWHRGAVCLFLDPAQPAQRHQQLVHDSGACLWLSLGEAPPPGSDLASLPLTRADLHSAAAPTAVASLSDPALAAYLIYTSGSSGQPKGVRVSHGNLAHYAAAVVERLQAPPGSRWASLATVAADLGLTSVFAALQAGQTLVLPPPALAFDPPAWADFLDQSPVDCLKIAPSHLRGLLALADAERVLPRERLIVGGEGFDPALLAQVRRLAPGLRVFNHYGPSETTVGVVCGEVDESLHCASSQYLPLGQPLAGCRLRVVDAQGNRVPRGVAGELIIAGPQVALGYLNQPEASAQVFGVDADGERHYRTGDRVRLDRAGLLTFLGRRDEQVKIRGFRVEPGEVTAWLNAQPQVREAAVVPSEDQGRVQLLAYLSPALAAHDLAELQASARAALPEAMIPAHWVLLDALPLTANGKLDRRALPVPAEAERGAGKAPQGETEATLARLWQVLLGVEAVGRGDDFFALGGDSILSLQLIAQARRESLRLKPRDVQQHPVLADLALHLDCQAQPALRAVLEAFREVLAQPALGADDDFHGAGGDSILALQLIARLRRADMRLTPRQLHAHPTPRALAGVLAPSAPVAEAVPVADTPTPASGRYPLSHAQQRVWFMQQLDPQQTAYNVTQLLSLRGPLDVARLQRACEALVTRHEALRCRFFEADGEVWQRLEQSAGLHFKRHALHDLDAAEQQAVIARCAGRAFDLGEGPLLAVDLLCLGPQDYRLLFNVHHIAVDGWSMGLLVKDLAQLYQGQATPAPHGLLPWIAQQRAHLQGEQGDALLAYWQTRLQGLPDEPLQWPQQPQRPTVQDYRGARDSFVVPQALDAALASRAATLGVTPFVLYFAAYQLLLSRHTGSQDFAIGLPVAGRESVEGQHWVGLFVNTLVCRVQLDVQQAVQDFLRQLGDRLADDLEHQSLPFEHLLDVLGVQRSLDRTPVFQTLFNFQVDHDQARRLELADVQVQALPLPEGVVSAKFDLTFNLFSQGRGEQARTQLIVERACALLDAPTVQRLVDDYLGMLEVLAHGELHAPLLELPLRSLAPSPEQGPQRPLLACDDFVSRFEAMAKQQPHAVAVYCADRQLRYDELDAQANRLAHWLLEQDVRPESTVAFCLPRDERLLICLLAIQKAGACYLPLDPTHPPARLTQILERAQPLLVLCDEPLTALTRPERWWRWSALDVQHFAALTPDVPRALAQLAYTLYTSGSTGQPKGVQISRGNFANFLLAMEQALALDGVQRYLALTTVSFDISGLELCLPLVRGAAVVLADDAQRQDPLLLAHLIEHHQVQLIQATPATWRLLLDSAPQVLDGRIALAGGEAVSAELAQALTARVARLHNVYGPTETTVWSTQTLLETLDQASAPIGHALLNTRCHVLDEHLREVPLGAVGELYIAGAGLARGYAGQPGLTAERFIADPFAADGGRLYRTGDLARRQADGQLYFLGRNDDQIKLRGFRIELGEVEAALLAHAQVSQAVVAVQGEHLAGFWVGALEQEGQLREHLLARLPAYMVPTHLQRLAHLPLNSNGKVDRKQLPLAQVSMPSAEASGRALTPREAGLAEVWQQVLGVPVLAAEADFFRLGGHSLNAAQVRARLREQGLDMPLRWLFETPQLAALASRLDTLQAGQSGASAPMTRVDLAQEQVLSSAQQRVWLMQQLEPADSSFNMNSQIRLRGALDVEALRGAIQRVVERHAILRTTYHGRDGEPRQRIAAPQAGVLQCIDSDGQGWEQAALELATRPFDLSQEPSLRAVLYRLAEHEHVLQLVLHHIASDGWSGSVLIGEIVEGYEQACAGRVPALAELPIQYVDYAAWERSSATQARHREGLAFWRRRLSGMPAQVPLPFDFPRAEHSDSRGAAVDFQLPAATVARLNALAQATGTSLFMVLLTCYGAVLHHESHGRDLVIGTDLANREHPDTESLIGFFVNLLALRLALQPERSFREHLLQVRETCLEAFAWQDTPFDQVVECLQLPRIANQHPLLQTLFVLDNTPRQTRRLGELEVEPLLHEQRHSKFDMALFARAEGDVLALRWVYRPSLFRAATIERLRDTFLTLLEQALHAPDSSLEALIPTSTGAVTMSTDNPLQRKMSKLGRMRQGAGAAPRAPIDTRPLREGSRFPLLVQLRDSELAPAVWAERNREQVEQWLREHGGLLFRGFDLPDPAAFEQFCQALCPQLYGQYGDLPKKEGGKNIYKSTPYPKDRMILFHNESAHQHRWPRRQWFYCEVPARVGGATPIVDSREVFRELPAWLQDNLRRKQLMYVRNFSRSLDVSWQHFFQTESRSEVERLCLDTGIQFHWQGADDLHTRQVCPAVILHPLTGEESFFNQIQLYHPAFLDDDIRQQFLRDGEAALPRQVFYGDGSELETAAIDAINAAYARCAVRFDWQQGDVVMLDNMLAAHARDPFEGERKIVVAMGEIYGRDQVTAAPAPAVQQLEESNP